The proteins below come from a single Epinephelus moara isolate mb chromosome 19, YSFRI_EMoa_1.0, whole genome shotgun sequence genomic window:
- the slka gene encoding STE20-like serine/threonine-protein kinase isoform X3 gives MSFFNFRKIFKLGPDKKKKQYEHVHRDVNPEEIWDIIGELGDGAFGKVYKAQNKQNGTLAAAKVIDTKTEDELEDYMVEIDILASCNHHHIVKLLDAFYFEGKLWILIEFCAGGAVDAIMLELERPLTEPQIRVVCRQTLEALSYLHESKIIHRDLKAGNILLSLDGEVKLADFGVSAKNTKTLQRRDSFIGTPYWMAPEVVMCETSKDRPYDYKADIWSLGVTLIELAQIEPPNHEMNPMRVLLKIAKSEPPTLMHPSRWSPEFNDFLRKALDKNVDNRWGTLQLLQHPFVTSVTDSRPLRELIAEAKAEVTEEIEDSKEEDEEEEPDTPLAAPGHKRAPSDASVASSEDDKVPPTPSTLESVTEKTEAEPAEDRTSDKLSDEGLGTSEVDKTEEEKLNEVSDASNEDLASGLLEPTKDLNSQEPTEPTKPEDGPAEEIPAEPVVSQPEEPVEAADIPEVETDGQEAEEEQKEPQEEKTENEPARVIEEEQEPEKVKDEEEKEADTESRESQEQPEDTPEEPESVSEEATQTEEESKEPDEETPQHKLTEDIVEDTANGTDVIINTENIGSNVVDTSINGETDTKSSVDETSTEVEKEAVESQPEEKPKDEAPEEAKQPEQKNETREEVDLEEQAPTESTNGVSDEAKETTDDSEQVVVCEDVPVKEDEEKATRADESTSQDTVSVLESETDSESKIEHGSPAVIKPDLEKDSDSGSSSAADSNSLDLNLSISSFLSKSKEGGSVSMQESKRQKKTLKKTRKFMVDGVEVSVTTSKIVTDNDTKSEEMRFLRRQELRELRLLQKEEQRAQQQLSNKLQQQREQIYRRFEQETTAKKRQYDQEVENLEKKQKQTIERLEQDHTSRLRDEAKRIKADQDKELSKFQNMLKNRKKEAKQEVGQSPKHMRKELMKRIKEDLSLLKTAEEQEFLQKQQQELDGALKKIIQQHKVEIATIERDCLNHKQQLMRAREAAMWELEERHLQEKHQQLKQQLKDQYFLQRHQLLKRHEKEMEQMQRYNQRLIEEMKNKQTQERVRLPKIQRSEAKTRMAMYKKSLRITATAAVTPEQERERIKQFAVQEDKRQKNERLHQHQKHENQMRDLQLQCDSNIRELQQLQNEKCHLLIEHETQKLKELDEEHSQEIKEWREKLRPRKKALEEEFTRKLQEQEVFFKMSGESECLNPTTQSRVSKFYPIPNLHNSGL, from the exons ATGTCTTTCTTCAATTTTCGGAAGATATTCAAGTTGGGGCctgacaagaagaagaagcagtatGAACATGTACACAGAGACGTCAACCCAGAGGAAATATGGGACATCATTGGAGAGCTGGGAGATGGAGCGTTTGGAAAAGTGTACAAG GCTCAGAACAAGCAGAATGGGACCCTCGCTGCTGCCAAGGTTattgacacaaagacagaggatGAATTGGAGGATTACATGGTAGAGATTGACATCCTGGCCTCCTGCAACCACCATCACATCGTCAAACTGCTGGATGCCTTCTATTTTGAAGGCAAACTTTGG ATTCTGATTGAGTTCTGTGCGGGTGGTGCAGTGGATGCCATCATGCTGG AGCTGGAGAGGCCCCTGACAGAGCCCCAGATCCGTGTGGTGTGTAGGCAGACCTTGGAGGCCTTGTCTTACCTCCATGAGAGCAAAATCATCCACAGAGACTTGAAAGCCGGGAACATTCTCCTCTCCTTGGATGGAGAAGTGAAGCTGG CTGACTTTGGGGTGTCTGCTAAAAATACCAAGACGTTACAAAGAAGAGATTCTTTCATCGGCACTCCGTATTG GATGGCCCCAGAGGTGGTAATGTGTGAAACTTCTAAGGACCGTCCATACGACTACAAGGCCGACATCTGGTCCCTCGGGGTTACCCTGATAGAGCTGGCGCAGATTGAGCCACCCAACCACGAGATGAATCCCATGAGAGTGCTGCTGAAAATAGCCAAGTCCGAGCCGCCCACACTTATGCATCCCTCTCGCTG GTCACCAGAATTTAACGACTTCCTGCGGAAAGCACTTGATAAGAATGTAGACAATAGGTGGGGCACACTGCAGCTCCTACAG CATCCGTTTGTCACCAGTGTAACTGATAGCAGACCTCTCAGAGAGCTTATAGCCGAGGCCAAAGCTGAAGTCACTGAGGAGATCGAGGACAGcaaagaggaggatgaggaggaggagcctgACACACCTCTG GCGGCTCCTGGGCACAAGCGAGCACCATCAGATGCCAGTGTTGCCAGCTCAGAGGACGACAAAGTCCCACCAACTCCGTCCACGCTGGAATCTGTCACAGAGAAGACGGAGGCTGAGCCTGCTGAGGACCGGACCAGTGACAAGCTCTCTGACGAAGGACTTGGAACAAGTGAGGTCGACAAGACTGAGGAGGAGAAACTCAATGAGGTGTCTGATGCCAGTAATGAAGACCTGGCTTCTGGGCTCTTGGAGCCCACCAAGGACTTAAACTCACAAGAACCTACAGAGCCTACTAAACCAGAAGATGGTCCAGCTGAAGAGATTCCTGCTGAGCCCGTAGTATCACAACCAGAAGAGCCAGTAGAAGCAGCGGATATACCAGAAGTTGAAACAGATGGTCAAGAAGCAGAGGAGGAACAAAAGGAGCCACaagaagagaaaacagagaatgaACCTGCCCGGGTAATAGAAGAAGAACAAGAGCCTGAGAAGGtgaaagatgaagaagaaaaagaagctgATACAGAATCTAGAGAATCACAAGAGCAACCTGAAGATACACCAGAAGAACCAGAATCTGTATCAGAAGAAGCGAcacagacagaagaagaaagcaaaGAGCCAGATGAAGAGACACCTCAACATAAATTGACAGAGGACATAGTAGAAGACACAGCTAATGGCACAGACGTTATTATAAACACAGAGAATATAGGATCAAATGTAGTGGACACAAGCATAAATGGAGAAACAGATACAAAGTCGAGTGTGGACGAGACGTCCACTGAGGTTGAGAAGGAGGCCGTAGAGAGTCAGCCGGAGGAAAAGCCTAAGGATGAGGCCCCAGAGGAGGCAAAGCAGCCTGAACAAAAGAATGAGACCAGAGAGGAGGTTGATCTGGAGGAACAGGCCCCAACTGAATCCACAAATGGAGTTAGTGATGAAGCCAAAGAGACCACTGACGATTCAGAACAAGTGGTCGTATGTGAAGATGTCCCTGTGAAGGAAGATGAGGAGAAAGCCACCCGTGCAGATGAAAGCACGTCCCAAGATACTGTGTCGGTCCTGGAGAGTGAAACAGACTCAGAGAGCAAGATCGAGCATGGAAGCCCTGCTGTGATCAAGCCGGATCTGGAGAAGGACTCTGACTCTGGAAGCAGCTCGGCTGCTGATAGCAACAGCCTTGACCTCAATCTGTCCATATCCAGCTTCCTGTCCAAGAGTAAAGAAGGGGGCTCTGTGTCTATGCAG GAGTCAAAACGTCAGAAGAAGACTCTGAAGAAAACACGGAAGTTCATGGTGGATGGTGTGGAAGTAAGCGTGACGACATCAAAGATCGTGACAGATAACGACACCAAGAGCGAAGAGATGAGATTCCTGAG GCGGCAGGAGTTGAGAGAGCTGCGCCTCCTGcagaaagaggagcagagggcccagcagcagctgagcaacaagctgcagcagcagagagagcagaTCTACCGGCGCTTTGAACAGGAAACTACT GCTAAAAAGCGTCAGTATGACCAAGAAGTGGAGAACCTtgagaagaagcagaagcagaCCATTGAGCGACTGGAACAGGATCACACCAGCCGGCTCCGAGACGAAGCCAAACGCATCAAAGCGGATCAAGACAAGGAGCTCTCCAAGTTCCAAAACATGCTGAAGAACCGAAAGAAAGAG gccaaacaggaagttggacAGTCACCCAAACATATGAGAAAAGAGCTCATGAAACGCATAAAGGAGGACCTATCGCTCCTTAAGACCGCAGAG GAGCAGGAGTTCCTACAGAAGCAGCAGCAAGAGCTGGACGGAGCTCTGAAGAAAATCATCCAGCAGCATAAAGTGGAGATTGCCACTATTGAGAGAGACTGCCTGAACCACAAGCAGCAGCTGATGAGAG CCCGAGAGGCAGCCATGTGGGAGCTGGAGGAGCGCCACCTGCAGGAGAAGCACCAGCAGCTGAAGCAGCAGCTAAAGGACCAGTACTTCCTGCAGAGACACCAGCTACTGAAGAGGCACGAGAAA gaaatggaGCAGATGCAGCGCTACAACCAGCGGCTGATAGAGGAGATGAAGAACAAACAGACTCAAGAGAGGGTTCGTCTGCCTAAGATTCAGCGCAGCGAGGCCAAAACACGCATGGCCATGTACAAGAAGAGCCTCCGCATCACCGCCACCGCAGCCGTCACACCTGAGCAGGAGAGGGAGCGGATAaaacag TTTGCTGTACAGGAAGACAAGAGGCAGAAGAACGAGAGGCTCCATCAACACCAGAAACACGAGAACCAGATGAGAGAtctgcagctgcagtgtgactcaAACATCAGggagctgcagcagctacag AATGAGAAATGCCACCTTCTGATTGAACATGAGACCCAAAAGCTGAAGGAGCTGGACGAAGAGCACAGCCAGGAGATAAAGGAGTGGAGAGAGAAGCTGAGACCCAGGAAGAAG GCGCTAGAGGAGGAGTTCACACGGAAGCTGCAGGAGCAGGAGGTCTTCTTCAAGATGAGCGGCGAATCTGAATGCCTTAACCCCACCACCCAGAGTCGAGTATCCAAATTCTACCCCATCCCAAACCTGCACAACTCTGGTTTATAG
- the slka gene encoding STE20-like serine/threonine-protein kinase isoform X1: MSFFNFRKIFKLGPDKKKKQYEHVHRDVNPEEIWDIIGELGDGAFGKVYKAQNKQNGTLAAAKVIDTKTEDELEDYMVEIDILASCNHHHIVKLLDAFYFEGKLWILIEFCAGGAVDAIMLELERPLTEPQIRVVCRQTLEALSYLHESKIIHRDLKAGNILLSLDGEVKLADFGVSAKNTKTLQRRDSFIGTPYWMAPEVVMCETSKDRPYDYKADIWSLGVTLIELAQIEPPNHEMNPMRVLLKIAKSEPPTLMHPSRWSPEFNDFLRKALDKNVDNRWGTLQLLQHPFVTSVTDSRPLRELIAEAKAEVTEEIEDSKEEDEEEEPDTPLAAPGHKRAPSDASVASSEDDKVPPTPSTLESVTEKTEAEPAEDRTSDKLSDEGLGTSEVDKTEEEKLNEVSDASNEDLASGLLEPTKDLNSQEPTEPTKPEDGPAEEIPAEPVVSQPEEPVEAADIPEVETDGQEAEEEQKEPQEEKTENEPARVIEEEQEPEKVKDEEEKEADTESRESQEQPEDTPEEPESVSEEATQTEEESKEPDEETPQHKLTEDIVEDTANGTDVIINTENIGSNVVDTSINGETDTKSSVDETSTEVEKEAVESQPEEKPKDEAPEEAKQPEQKNETREEVDLEEQAPTESTNGVSDEAKETTDDSEQVVVCEDVPVKEDEEKATRADESTSQDTVSVLESETDSESKIEHGSPAVIKPDLEKDSDSGSSSAADSNSLDLNLSISSFLSKSKEGGSVSMQESKRQKKTLKKTRKFMVDGVEVSVTTSKIVTDNDTKSEEMRFLRRQELRELRLLQKEEQRAQQQLSNKLQQQREQIYRRFEQETTAKKRQYDQEVENLEKKQKQTIERLEQDHTSRLRDEAKRIKADQDKELSKFQNMLKNRKKEAKQEVGQSPKHMRKELMKRIKEDLSLLKTAEDECAVCSPPQAVAQVMIQSFQLSSCALFNAQMQDEQEFLQKQQQELDGALKKIIQQHKVEIATIERDCLNHKQQLMRAREAAMWELEERHLQEKHQQLKQQLKDQYFLQRHQLLKRHEKEMEQMQRYNQRLIEEMKNKQTQERVRLPKIQRSEAKTRMAMYKKSLRITATAAVTPEQERERIKQFAVQEDKRQKNERLHQHQKHENQMRDLQLQCDSNIRELQQLQNEKCHLLIEHETQKLKELDEEHSQEIKEWREKLRPRKKALEEEFTRKLQEQEVFFKMSGESECLNPTTQSRVSKFYPIPNLHNSGL, translated from the exons ATGTCTTTCTTCAATTTTCGGAAGATATTCAAGTTGGGGCctgacaagaagaagaagcagtatGAACATGTACACAGAGACGTCAACCCAGAGGAAATATGGGACATCATTGGAGAGCTGGGAGATGGAGCGTTTGGAAAAGTGTACAAG GCTCAGAACAAGCAGAATGGGACCCTCGCTGCTGCCAAGGTTattgacacaaagacagaggatGAATTGGAGGATTACATGGTAGAGATTGACATCCTGGCCTCCTGCAACCACCATCACATCGTCAAACTGCTGGATGCCTTCTATTTTGAAGGCAAACTTTGG ATTCTGATTGAGTTCTGTGCGGGTGGTGCAGTGGATGCCATCATGCTGG AGCTGGAGAGGCCCCTGACAGAGCCCCAGATCCGTGTGGTGTGTAGGCAGACCTTGGAGGCCTTGTCTTACCTCCATGAGAGCAAAATCATCCACAGAGACTTGAAAGCCGGGAACATTCTCCTCTCCTTGGATGGAGAAGTGAAGCTGG CTGACTTTGGGGTGTCTGCTAAAAATACCAAGACGTTACAAAGAAGAGATTCTTTCATCGGCACTCCGTATTG GATGGCCCCAGAGGTGGTAATGTGTGAAACTTCTAAGGACCGTCCATACGACTACAAGGCCGACATCTGGTCCCTCGGGGTTACCCTGATAGAGCTGGCGCAGATTGAGCCACCCAACCACGAGATGAATCCCATGAGAGTGCTGCTGAAAATAGCCAAGTCCGAGCCGCCCACACTTATGCATCCCTCTCGCTG GTCACCAGAATTTAACGACTTCCTGCGGAAAGCACTTGATAAGAATGTAGACAATAGGTGGGGCACACTGCAGCTCCTACAG CATCCGTTTGTCACCAGTGTAACTGATAGCAGACCTCTCAGAGAGCTTATAGCCGAGGCCAAAGCTGAAGTCACTGAGGAGATCGAGGACAGcaaagaggaggatgaggaggaggagcctgACACACCTCTG GCGGCTCCTGGGCACAAGCGAGCACCATCAGATGCCAGTGTTGCCAGCTCAGAGGACGACAAAGTCCCACCAACTCCGTCCACGCTGGAATCTGTCACAGAGAAGACGGAGGCTGAGCCTGCTGAGGACCGGACCAGTGACAAGCTCTCTGACGAAGGACTTGGAACAAGTGAGGTCGACAAGACTGAGGAGGAGAAACTCAATGAGGTGTCTGATGCCAGTAATGAAGACCTGGCTTCTGGGCTCTTGGAGCCCACCAAGGACTTAAACTCACAAGAACCTACAGAGCCTACTAAACCAGAAGATGGTCCAGCTGAAGAGATTCCTGCTGAGCCCGTAGTATCACAACCAGAAGAGCCAGTAGAAGCAGCGGATATACCAGAAGTTGAAACAGATGGTCAAGAAGCAGAGGAGGAACAAAAGGAGCCACaagaagagaaaacagagaatgaACCTGCCCGGGTAATAGAAGAAGAACAAGAGCCTGAGAAGGtgaaagatgaagaagaaaaagaagctgATACAGAATCTAGAGAATCACAAGAGCAACCTGAAGATACACCAGAAGAACCAGAATCTGTATCAGAAGAAGCGAcacagacagaagaagaaagcaaaGAGCCAGATGAAGAGACACCTCAACATAAATTGACAGAGGACATAGTAGAAGACACAGCTAATGGCACAGACGTTATTATAAACACAGAGAATATAGGATCAAATGTAGTGGACACAAGCATAAATGGAGAAACAGATACAAAGTCGAGTGTGGACGAGACGTCCACTGAGGTTGAGAAGGAGGCCGTAGAGAGTCAGCCGGAGGAAAAGCCTAAGGATGAGGCCCCAGAGGAGGCAAAGCAGCCTGAACAAAAGAATGAGACCAGAGAGGAGGTTGATCTGGAGGAACAGGCCCCAACTGAATCCACAAATGGAGTTAGTGATGAAGCCAAAGAGACCACTGACGATTCAGAACAAGTGGTCGTATGTGAAGATGTCCCTGTGAAGGAAGATGAGGAGAAAGCCACCCGTGCAGATGAAAGCACGTCCCAAGATACTGTGTCGGTCCTGGAGAGTGAAACAGACTCAGAGAGCAAGATCGAGCATGGAAGCCCTGCTGTGATCAAGCCGGATCTGGAGAAGGACTCTGACTCTGGAAGCAGCTCGGCTGCTGATAGCAACAGCCTTGACCTCAATCTGTCCATATCCAGCTTCCTGTCCAAGAGTAAAGAAGGGGGCTCTGTGTCTATGCAG GAGTCAAAACGTCAGAAGAAGACTCTGAAGAAAACACGGAAGTTCATGGTGGATGGTGTGGAAGTAAGCGTGACGACATCAAAGATCGTGACAGATAACGACACCAAGAGCGAAGAGATGAGATTCCTGAG GCGGCAGGAGTTGAGAGAGCTGCGCCTCCTGcagaaagaggagcagagggcccagcagcagctgagcaacaagctgcagcagcagagagagcagaTCTACCGGCGCTTTGAACAGGAAACTACT GCTAAAAAGCGTCAGTATGACCAAGAAGTGGAGAACCTtgagaagaagcagaagcagaCCATTGAGCGACTGGAACAGGATCACACCAGCCGGCTCCGAGACGAAGCCAAACGCATCAAAGCGGATCAAGACAAGGAGCTCTCCAAGTTCCAAAACATGCTGAAGAACCGAAAGAAAGAG gccaaacaggaagttggacAGTCACCCAAACATATGAGAAAAGAGCTCATGAAACGCATAAAGGAGGACCTATCGCTCCTTAAGACCGCAGAG GACGAGTGCGCTGTGTGCTCTCCTCCGCAGGCAGTGGCCCAGGTTATGATACAGTCTTTTCAGTTGTCCTCATGCGCACTCTTCAACGCTCAGATGCAGGAT GAGCAGGAGTTCCTACAGAAGCAGCAGCAAGAGCTGGACGGAGCTCTGAAGAAAATCATCCAGCAGCATAAAGTGGAGATTGCCACTATTGAGAGAGACTGCCTGAACCACAAGCAGCAGCTGATGAGAG CCCGAGAGGCAGCCATGTGGGAGCTGGAGGAGCGCCACCTGCAGGAGAAGCACCAGCAGCTGAAGCAGCAGCTAAAGGACCAGTACTTCCTGCAGAGACACCAGCTACTGAAGAGGCACGAGAAA gaaatggaGCAGATGCAGCGCTACAACCAGCGGCTGATAGAGGAGATGAAGAACAAACAGACTCAAGAGAGGGTTCGTCTGCCTAAGATTCAGCGCAGCGAGGCCAAAACACGCATGGCCATGTACAAGAAGAGCCTCCGCATCACCGCCACCGCAGCCGTCACACCTGAGCAGGAGAGGGAGCGGATAaaacag TTTGCTGTACAGGAAGACAAGAGGCAGAAGAACGAGAGGCTCCATCAACACCAGAAACACGAGAACCAGATGAGAGAtctgcagctgcagtgtgactcaAACATCAGggagctgcagcagctacag AATGAGAAATGCCACCTTCTGATTGAACATGAGACCCAAAAGCTGAAGGAGCTGGACGAAGAGCACAGCCAGGAGATAAAGGAGTGGAGAGAGAAGCTGAGACCCAGGAAGAAG GCGCTAGAGGAGGAGTTCACACGGAAGCTGCAGGAGCAGGAGGTCTTCTTCAAGATGAGCGGCGAATCTGAATGCCTTAACCCCACCACCCAGAGTCGAGTATCCAAATTCTACCCCATCCCAAACCTGCACAACTCTGGTTTATAG
- the slka gene encoding STE20-like serine/threonine-protein kinase isoform X2, which yields MSFFNFRKIFKLGPDKKKKQYEHVHRDVNPEEIWDIIGELGDGAFGKVYKAQNKQNGTLAAAKVIDTKTEDELEDYMVEIDILASCNHHHIVKLLDAFYFEGKLWILIEFCAGGAVDAIMLELERPLTEPQIRVVCRQTLEALSYLHESKIIHRDLKAGNILLSLDGEVKLADFGVSAKNTKTLQRRDSFIGTPYWMAPEVVMCETSKDRPYDYKADIWSLGVTLIELAQIEPPNHEMNPMRVLLKIAKSEPPTLMHPSRWSPEFNDFLRKALDKNVDNRWGTLQLLQHPFVTSVTDSRPLRELIAEAKAEVTEEIEDSKEEDEEEEPDTPLAAPGHKRAPSDASVASSEDDKVPPTPSTLESVTEKTEAEPAEDRTSDKLSDEGLGTSEVDKTEEEKLNEVSDASNEDLASGLLEPTKDLNSQEPTEPTKPEDGPAEEIPAEPVVSQPEEPVEAADIPEVETDGQEAEEEQKEPQEEKTENEPARVIEEEQEPEKVKDEEEKEADTESRESQEQPEDTPEEPESVSEEATQTEEESKEPDEETPQHKLTEDIVEDTANGTDVIINTENIGSNVVDTSINGETDTKSSVDETSTEVEKEAVESQPEEKPKDEAPEEAKQPEQKNETREEVDLEEQAPTESTNGVSDEAKETTDDSEQVVVCEDVPVKEDEEKATRADESTSQDTVSVLESETDSESKIEHGSPAVIKPDLEKDSDSGSSSAADSNSLDLNLSISSFLSKSKEGGSVSMQESKRQKKTLKKTRKFMVDGVEVSVTTSKIVTDNDTKSEEMRFLRRQELRELRLLQKEEQRAQQQLSNKLQQQREQIYRRFEQETTAKKRQYDQEVENLEKKQKQTIERLEQDHTSRLRDEAKRIKADQDKELSKFQNMLKNRKKEAKQEVGQSPKHMRKELMKRIKEDLSLLKTAEAVAQVMIQSFQLSSCALFNAQMQDEQEFLQKQQQELDGALKKIIQQHKVEIATIERDCLNHKQQLMRAREAAMWELEERHLQEKHQQLKQQLKDQYFLQRHQLLKRHEKEMEQMQRYNQRLIEEMKNKQTQERVRLPKIQRSEAKTRMAMYKKSLRITATAAVTPEQERERIKQFAVQEDKRQKNERLHQHQKHENQMRDLQLQCDSNIRELQQLQNEKCHLLIEHETQKLKELDEEHSQEIKEWREKLRPRKKALEEEFTRKLQEQEVFFKMSGESECLNPTTQSRVSKFYPIPNLHNSGL from the exons ATGTCTTTCTTCAATTTTCGGAAGATATTCAAGTTGGGGCctgacaagaagaagaagcagtatGAACATGTACACAGAGACGTCAACCCAGAGGAAATATGGGACATCATTGGAGAGCTGGGAGATGGAGCGTTTGGAAAAGTGTACAAG GCTCAGAACAAGCAGAATGGGACCCTCGCTGCTGCCAAGGTTattgacacaaagacagaggatGAATTGGAGGATTACATGGTAGAGATTGACATCCTGGCCTCCTGCAACCACCATCACATCGTCAAACTGCTGGATGCCTTCTATTTTGAAGGCAAACTTTGG ATTCTGATTGAGTTCTGTGCGGGTGGTGCAGTGGATGCCATCATGCTGG AGCTGGAGAGGCCCCTGACAGAGCCCCAGATCCGTGTGGTGTGTAGGCAGACCTTGGAGGCCTTGTCTTACCTCCATGAGAGCAAAATCATCCACAGAGACTTGAAAGCCGGGAACATTCTCCTCTCCTTGGATGGAGAAGTGAAGCTGG CTGACTTTGGGGTGTCTGCTAAAAATACCAAGACGTTACAAAGAAGAGATTCTTTCATCGGCACTCCGTATTG GATGGCCCCAGAGGTGGTAATGTGTGAAACTTCTAAGGACCGTCCATACGACTACAAGGCCGACATCTGGTCCCTCGGGGTTACCCTGATAGAGCTGGCGCAGATTGAGCCACCCAACCACGAGATGAATCCCATGAGAGTGCTGCTGAAAATAGCCAAGTCCGAGCCGCCCACACTTATGCATCCCTCTCGCTG GTCACCAGAATTTAACGACTTCCTGCGGAAAGCACTTGATAAGAATGTAGACAATAGGTGGGGCACACTGCAGCTCCTACAG CATCCGTTTGTCACCAGTGTAACTGATAGCAGACCTCTCAGAGAGCTTATAGCCGAGGCCAAAGCTGAAGTCACTGAGGAGATCGAGGACAGcaaagaggaggatgaggaggaggagcctgACACACCTCTG GCGGCTCCTGGGCACAAGCGAGCACCATCAGATGCCAGTGTTGCCAGCTCAGAGGACGACAAAGTCCCACCAACTCCGTCCACGCTGGAATCTGTCACAGAGAAGACGGAGGCTGAGCCTGCTGAGGACCGGACCAGTGACAAGCTCTCTGACGAAGGACTTGGAACAAGTGAGGTCGACAAGACTGAGGAGGAGAAACTCAATGAGGTGTCTGATGCCAGTAATGAAGACCTGGCTTCTGGGCTCTTGGAGCCCACCAAGGACTTAAACTCACAAGAACCTACAGAGCCTACTAAACCAGAAGATGGTCCAGCTGAAGAGATTCCTGCTGAGCCCGTAGTATCACAACCAGAAGAGCCAGTAGAAGCAGCGGATATACCAGAAGTTGAAACAGATGGTCAAGAAGCAGAGGAGGAACAAAAGGAGCCACaagaagagaaaacagagaatgaACCTGCCCGGGTAATAGAAGAAGAACAAGAGCCTGAGAAGGtgaaagatgaagaagaaaaagaagctgATACAGAATCTAGAGAATCACAAGAGCAACCTGAAGATACACCAGAAGAACCAGAATCTGTATCAGAAGAAGCGAcacagacagaagaagaaagcaaaGAGCCAGATGAAGAGACACCTCAACATAAATTGACAGAGGACATAGTAGAAGACACAGCTAATGGCACAGACGTTATTATAAACACAGAGAATATAGGATCAAATGTAGTGGACACAAGCATAAATGGAGAAACAGATACAAAGTCGAGTGTGGACGAGACGTCCACTGAGGTTGAGAAGGAGGCCGTAGAGAGTCAGCCGGAGGAAAAGCCTAAGGATGAGGCCCCAGAGGAGGCAAAGCAGCCTGAACAAAAGAATGAGACCAGAGAGGAGGTTGATCTGGAGGAACAGGCCCCAACTGAATCCACAAATGGAGTTAGTGATGAAGCCAAAGAGACCACTGACGATTCAGAACAAGTGGTCGTATGTGAAGATGTCCCTGTGAAGGAAGATGAGGAGAAAGCCACCCGTGCAGATGAAAGCACGTCCCAAGATACTGTGTCGGTCCTGGAGAGTGAAACAGACTCAGAGAGCAAGATCGAGCATGGAAGCCCTGCTGTGATCAAGCCGGATCTGGAGAAGGACTCTGACTCTGGAAGCAGCTCGGCTGCTGATAGCAACAGCCTTGACCTCAATCTGTCCATATCCAGCTTCCTGTCCAAGAGTAAAGAAGGGGGCTCTGTGTCTATGCAG GAGTCAAAACGTCAGAAGAAGACTCTGAAGAAAACACGGAAGTTCATGGTGGATGGTGTGGAAGTAAGCGTGACGACATCAAAGATCGTGACAGATAACGACACCAAGAGCGAAGAGATGAGATTCCTGAG GCGGCAGGAGTTGAGAGAGCTGCGCCTCCTGcagaaagaggagcagagggcccagcagcagctgagcaacaagctgcagcagcagagagagcagaTCTACCGGCGCTTTGAACAGGAAACTACT GCTAAAAAGCGTCAGTATGACCAAGAAGTGGAGAACCTtgagaagaagcagaagcagaCCATTGAGCGACTGGAACAGGATCACACCAGCCGGCTCCGAGACGAAGCCAAACGCATCAAAGCGGATCAAGACAAGGAGCTCTCCAAGTTCCAAAACATGCTGAAGAACCGAAAGAAAGAG gccaaacaggaagttggacAGTCACCCAAACATATGAGAAAAGAGCTCATGAAACGCATAAAGGAGGACCTATCGCTCCTTAAGACCGCAGAG GCAGTGGCCCAGGTTATGATACAGTCTTTTCAGTTGTCCTCATGCGCACTCTTCAACGCTCAGATGCAGGAT GAGCAGGAGTTCCTACAGAAGCAGCAGCAAGAGCTGGACGGAGCTCTGAAGAAAATCATCCAGCAGCATAAAGTGGAGATTGCCACTATTGAGAGAGACTGCCTGAACCACAAGCAGCAGCTGATGAGAG CCCGAGAGGCAGCCATGTGGGAGCTGGAGGAGCGCCACCTGCAGGAGAAGCACCAGCAGCTGAAGCAGCAGCTAAAGGACCAGTACTTCCTGCAGAGACACCAGCTACTGAAGAGGCACGAGAAA gaaatggaGCAGATGCAGCGCTACAACCAGCGGCTGATAGAGGAGATGAAGAACAAACAGACTCAAGAGAGGGTTCGTCTGCCTAAGATTCAGCGCAGCGAGGCCAAAACACGCATGGCCATGTACAAGAAGAGCCTCCGCATCACCGCCACCGCAGCCGTCACACCTGAGCAGGAGAGGGAGCGGATAaaacag TTTGCTGTACAGGAAGACAAGAGGCAGAAGAACGAGAGGCTCCATCAACACCAGAAACACGAGAACCAGATGAGAGAtctgcagctgcagtgtgactcaAACATCAGggagctgcagcagctacag AATGAGAAATGCCACCTTCTGATTGAACATGAGACCCAAAAGCTGAAGGAGCTGGACGAAGAGCACAGCCAGGAGATAAAGGAGTGGAGAGAGAAGCTGAGACCCAGGAAGAAG GCGCTAGAGGAGGAGTTCACACGGAAGCTGCAGGAGCAGGAGGTCTTCTTCAAGATGAGCGGCGAATCTGAATGCCTTAACCCCACCACCCAGAGTCGAGTATCCAAATTCTACCCCATCCCAAACCTGCACAACTCTGGTTTATAG